A window of the Brassica oleracea var. oleracea cultivar TO1000 chromosome C1, BOL, whole genome shotgun sequence genome harbors these coding sequences:
- the LOC106295992 gene encoding uncharacterized protein LOC106295992 has product MARENSCLSRIAAGTAIGGALGGAVGAVHGTYQAIRLGVPGLLKIRYIGQTTMGSAAIFGLFLGAGSLIHCGK; this is encoded by the exons ATGGCGAGAGAAAATAGTTGTTTGAGCAGAATCGCTGCCGGAACTGCCATCGGCGGCGCACTTGGCGGCGCTGTAG GTGCTGTCCATGGAACTTACCAGGCGATTAGATTGGGG GTCCCTGGGCTTCTGAAGATAAGGTACATAGGGCAAACAACCATGGGCAGCGCAGCGATCTTTGGACTTTTCCTAGGTGCGGGAAGTTTGATACACTGTGGAAAATAA
- the LOC106341917 gene encoding rho GDP-dissociation inhibitor 1-like: MSLVSGAVSGSRDMDNNNKNNEENGNTSKTASDDEGVGSVGRQMSESSLCVTEEEEEDDSKLHLGPQYTIKEHLEKDKDDESLRKWKEQLLGSVDVTNIGETLDPEVRIISLVILSPGRPDIVLMVPENGNPKGMWFTLKEGSRYCLKFTFQVNNNIVSGLRYTNTVWKTGVKVDRGKEMLGTFSPQLEPYNHVMPEETTPSGMFARGSYSARTKFLDDDNKCYLEINYSFDIRKEWPAV; this comes from the exons ATGTCTTTGGTATCTGGAGCTGTATCTGGTTCCAGAGACATGGACAACAACAACAAGAACAATGAAGAGAACGGAAACACGTCCAAAACGGCGTCGGACGACGAGGGTGTTGGATCCGTGGGGAGACAGATGAGCGAGTCTTCTCTTTGCGTCACGGAGGAAGAAGAAGAAGACGATTCCAAATTACATTTGGGTCCTCAGTACACTATCAAAGAGCATCTCGAGAAGGACAAA GATGATGAGAGTCTGAGGAAGTGGAAGGAACAGCTTCTTGGAAGTGTTGATGTCACCAACATTGGAG AGACACTTGACCCTGAAGTGAGGATCATTAGCCTGGTCATCTTATCCCCTGGGAGACCAGACATTGTTCTTATGGTACCTGAGAATGGAAACCCAAAGGGAATGTGGTTTACTTTGAAAGAAGGGAGCAGGTACTGTTTGAAATTCACGTTTCAGGTTAACAACAACATTGTCTCTGGTCTTAGGTACACCAATACCGTTTGGAAAACCGGTGTTAAAG TGGACAGAGGAAAGGAAATGCTTGGAACATTTAGTCCTCAGTTGGAGCCATACAACCACGTGATGCCTGAAGAGACAACTCCTTCTGGCATGTTTGCTCGAGGATCATATTCTGCTAGAACTAAG TTTCTTGATGATGATAACAAGTGCTACTTGGAGATCAACTACAGCTTTGACATCCGTAAAGAATGGCCTGCGGTTTGA
- the LOC106340668 gene encoding uncharacterized protein LOC106340668: MATKEAESWHVAQMVAEIINIGGEDQPVGGDQTSQGTEVGMWKCQVDASWIEDQGDTGLGFVLLDDERTILFGFKGNISSASPLHAEAEDIIWAMQEILKSGRREIQILSDCEQLVKIILTDMEWPALAQELDEIKALSFDF, encoded by the coding sequence ATGGCGACAAAAGAAGCCGAGAGCTGGCATGTAGCTCAAATGGTAGCAGAGATTATCAACATTGGGGGAGAGGATCAGCCTGTAGGTGGCGATCAGACGAGCCAGGGAACTGAAGTAGGGATGTGGAAATGCCAGGTTGACGCATCTTGGATCGAAGATCAGGGCGATACAGGACTCGGGTTTGTGCTCCTCGACGATGAAAGAACCATCCTGTTCGGGTTCAAGGGTAATATCAGCTCGGCTTCACCTCTCCATGCGGAAGCGGAAGACATAATCTGGGCGATGCAGGAGATACTTAAAAGCGGGAGAAGAGAGATTCAAATTCTGTCGGATTGTGAACAACTGGTGAAGATCATACTCACAGACATGGAATGGCCGGCTTTAGCGCAGGAGCTAGACGAGATTAAAGCTTTATCCTTTGATTTCTAA
- the LOC106326751 gene encoding TBC1 domain family member 2B-like: MFGIQNRRDLTMELQSQIPILRPSIHARRANIVVKFQDMYGFTVEGNVDDVNILNEVRERVRNQGRVWWALEASKGANWYLQPEILLIGALKKTSLKISALANAITLKRLVRKGIPPVLRPKVWFSVSGAAKKKSTVPESYYSDLTKAVDGMVTPATLQIDHDLPRTFPGHPWLDTPEGHAALRRVLVGYSFRDSDVGYCQGLNYVAALLLLVMKTEEDAFWMLAVLLENMLVRDCYTTNLSGCHVEQRVFKDLLAQKCPRIASHLEDMGFDVALVATEWFLCLFSKSLPSETTLRVWDVLFYEGAKVLFHAALAIFKMKENELLMTHQVGDVINIIHTTSHQLFDPDELLTVAFEKIGSMTTNTISKQRKKQEPAVMAELDQRLRRLNSLKETGKNT; this comes from the exons ATGTTCGGGATCCAAAACAGAAGAGACTTAACCATGGAGCTCCAGTCCCAAATCCCAATCCTCCGCCCCAGCATCCACGCACGACGAGCCAACATCGTCGTCAAGTTCCAAGACATGTACGGTTTCACGGTGGAAGGCAACGTCGACGACGTGAACATCTTAAACGAAGTCAGAGAGAGAGTGAGGAACCAAGGGAGAGTCTGGTGGGCTTTGGAAGCTAGCAAAGGAGCTAACTGGTATCTCCAGCCTGAGATTCTCTTGATCGGCGCGTTGAAGAAAACGTCTCTAAAGATCTCGGCTTTGGCGAATGCGATCACGCTGAAGAGGCTGGTTAGGAAAGGGATCCCTCCGGTTCTGAGGCCTAAGGTTTGGTTCTCTGTTTCTGGTGCTGCTAAGAAGAAGTCTACGGTTCCGGAGAGTTATTACAGTGACTTGACTAAGGCTGTTGATGGGATGGTCACGCCTGCCACGTTGCAGATTGATCAT GATCTGCCACGGACATTCCCTGGCCATCCATGGTTGGACACTCCTGAAGGTCACGCTGCTCTACGGCGTGTGCTTGTTGGGTATTCATTTCGAGATTCTGATGTTGGTTATTGTCAG GGACTAAACTATGTTGCGGCGTTACTGTTACTTGTGATGAAGACAGAAGAAGACGCGTTCTGGATGCTAGCGGTTCTTCTGGAAAACATGTTAGTCCGTGACTGCTACACAACCAACTTGTCTGGATGCCATGTTGAGCAGAGGGTTTTCAAAGACTTGCTTGCCCAAAAATGTCCAAG AATAGCTTCTCATCTTGAGGATATGGGCTTTGATGTTGCCCTTGTAGCCACGGAATGGTTCCTATGCCTCTTCTCCAAAAGCCTTCCTTCTGAG ACGACTCTAAGAGTTTGGGATGTACTTTTCTATGAAGGAGCTAAAGTTCTCTTCCATGCAGCTTTGGCCATATTCAAG ATGAAGGAAAATGAGCTGCTTATGACTCACCAGGTGGGTGATGTGATCAACATAATACATACCACCTCACACCAGCTCTTTGACCCTGATGAGTTACTAACG GTGGCGTTTGAGAAAATTGGATCGATGACTACCAACACAATATCTAAGCAGAGGAAGAAGCAGGAACCAGCGGTGATGGCAGAACTTGACCAGAGACTTAGGAGACTCAACTCTCTTAAAGAAACTGGGAAGAACACATGA